The following coding sequences lie in one Mycobacterium sp. Z3061 genomic window:
- a CDS encoding (Fe-S)-binding protein, whose product MTTQTLIRLIVGLGMTAVVGALALKRVWWLYKLVMSGQPVSGRTDDIGTRIWTQIAEVFGQRKLLKWSIPGLAHFFTMWGFFILVTVYIEAYGTLFQSNFHIPIVGRWDALGFLQDFIALSVVFGIVTFAIIRLRSEPKEYGRQSRFYGSHTGGAWLILFMIFLVILTFAIFRGASANTGTLPYGGGAFFSHAMGTLMSPLGTTANEWIETIALLAHIAVALVFLLIVLHSKHLHIFLAPINVTFKRLPDGLGPLLPLEADGKPIDFENPPDDAVFGRGKIEDFTWKGMLDFATCTECGRCQSQCPAWNTAKPLSPKLVIMDLRDHWMAKAPYILGEKKAEPLEGLDLETVHEEGHHVPESGFGRVPGHGPEQAARPLVGTAEQGGVIDPDVLWSCVTCGACVEQCPVDIEHVDHIVDMRRYQVMMESEFPSELSALFKNLENKGNPWGQNASDRTAWIDEVDFDVPVYGQDVESFDGFEYLFWVGCAGAYDDKAKKTTKAVAELLSIAGVKFLVLGAGETCNGDSARRSGNEFLFQQLAQQAVETLDGVFEGVETVDRKVVVTCPHCFNTLGKEYRQLGSNYSVLHHTQLLNRLVRDNKLVPVNAVSQDITYHDPCYLGRHNKVYEAPRELIGAAGANLTEMPRHAERSFCCGAGGARMWMEEHIGKRINHERVDEALATNATTVAVACPFCRVMVTDGVGDRQEEAGRSGVEVLDVAQVLLASLDRDSVKLPEKGTAAKEAEERAAKVEKAKPKAAAAAPAAAPAEAPAEEPAKPAEKPAAAAAPVKGLGVAGGAKRPGAKKAPAAAAAPATEEAAAPAAPTKGLGMAAGAKRPGAKKAAPAEAGKATEAPAEAAPAETATPAAPVKGLGMAAGAKRPGAKKAAPAAEPAKAEPAKAEAAPAETPAEPAKPEVPVKGLGIAAGAKRPGAKKSAPAAPATPAAPAEPQAEAEAKPEPADTNGDAGAPAEPAAPVKGLGLAKGARPPGKR is encoded by the coding sequence GTGACCACGCAGACCCTCATCCGGCTCATCGTGGGCTTGGGCATGACCGCGGTGGTGGGCGCACTGGCGCTCAAGCGTGTCTGGTGGTTGTACAAGCTCGTCATGTCCGGGCAACCGGTCTCGGGACGTACCGACGACATCGGCACCCGAATCTGGACACAGATCGCCGAGGTGTTCGGACAACGCAAGTTGCTCAAGTGGTCGATCCCCGGTCTGGCGCACTTTTTCACGATGTGGGGCTTCTTCATCCTCGTCACCGTTTATATCGAGGCCTACGGCACCCTTTTCCAGTCCAATTTCCACATTCCGATCGTCGGCCGTTGGGACGCTCTGGGCTTCCTGCAGGACTTCATCGCCCTCAGCGTGGTCTTCGGCATCGTCACATTCGCGATCATCCGATTGCGCTCCGAGCCCAAGGAATACGGCCGCCAGTCACGGTTTTACGGCTCACACACCGGAGGCGCGTGGCTGATCCTGTTCATGATCTTCCTGGTCATCTTGACGTTCGCGATCTTCCGCGGCGCGTCGGCGAACACAGGAACTCTTCCCTACGGCGGCGGCGCCTTCTTCTCCCATGCCATGGGCACGCTGATGAGCCCGCTGGGCACCACCGCCAACGAGTGGATCGAGACCATCGCGCTGTTGGCCCACATCGCCGTGGCGCTCGTCTTCCTGCTGATCGTGCTCCACTCCAAGCACCTCCACATCTTCCTGGCTCCCATCAACGTCACCTTCAAACGCCTGCCCGACGGATTGGGCCCGCTGTTGCCGCTCGAAGCCGACGGCAAGCCCATCGACTTCGAAAACCCGCCGGACGACGCCGTTTTCGGCCGCGGGAAGATCGAGGACTTCACCTGGAAGGGCATGCTCGACTTCGCCACCTGTACTGAGTGCGGGCGATGCCAGTCGCAGTGTCCCGCCTGGAACACCGCCAAGCCGCTGTCGCCCAAGCTCGTGATCATGGACCTCCGCGACCACTGGATGGCGAAGGCTCCCTACATCCTGGGTGAGAAGAAGGCAGAACCGCTGGAGGGTCTGGACCTGGAGACCGTTCACGAAGAGGGCCATCACGTTCCGGAGTCGGGTTTCGGCCGGGTGCCGGGGCACGGACCCGAGCAGGCCGCCCGCCCGCTGGTCGGCACCGCCGAACAGGGCGGCGTGATCGACCCCGACGTGTTGTGGTCCTGCGTGACATGCGGCGCGTGCGTCGAGCAGTGCCCGGTGGACATCGAGCACGTCGATCACATCGTTGATATGCGCCGGTACCAGGTGATGATGGAGTCCGAGTTCCCCTCCGAGCTGTCCGCGCTGTTCAAGAACCTGGAGAACAAGGGCAACCCGTGGGGCCAGAACGCCTCCGACCGCACCGCCTGGATCGACGAGGTCGACTTCGACGTCCCCGTCTACGGCCAGGACGTCGAGAGCTTCGACGGCTTCGAGTACCTGTTCTGGGTCGGCTGCGCCGGCGCCTACGACGACAAGGCGAAGAAGACCACCAAAGCAGTAGCCGAGCTGCTGTCGATCGCCGGAGTCAAGTTCCTGGTGCTGGGCGCCGGCGAAACCTGCAACGGCGACTCCGCGCGCCGCTCGGGCAACGAGTTCCTGTTCCAGCAGCTTGCTCAGCAGGCCGTCGAAACTCTGGACGGGGTATTCGAAGGTGTGGAGACCGTCGACCGCAAGGTCGTCGTCACCTGCCCGCACTGCTTCAACACCCTCGGCAAGGAATACCGGCAGCTCGGCAGCAACTACTCCGTGCTGCATCACACCCAGCTGCTGAACCGACTGGTGCGCGATAACAAGCTGGTGCCGGTCAACGCAGTCTCGCAGGACATCACTTACCACGACCCGTGCTACCTGGGTCGCCACAACAAGGTGTACGAAGCGCCGCGGGAGCTGATCGGTGCCGCGGGTGCCAACCTCACCGAGATGCCCCGCCACGCCGAGCGCAGCTTCTGCTGCGGCGCCGGCGGTGCGCGGATGTGGATGGAAGAACACATCGGTAAGCGCATCAACCACGAACGTGTCGACGAGGCGCTGGCCACCAACGCCACCACCGTCGCTGTCGCATGCCCGTTCTGCCGGGTGATGGTCACCGACGGCGTCGGCGACCGCCAGGAAGAAGCGGGTCGTAGCGGCGTCGAGGTACTCGACGTGGCCCAGGTGCTGCTGGCATCGCTCGACCGCGACAGCGTGAAGCTGCCGGAAAAGGGCACGGCGGCCAAGGAGGCCGAAGAGCGGGCCGCCAAGGTGGAAAAGGCCAAGCCCAAGGCCGCCGCGGCCGCCCCGGCAGCGGCGCCCGCGGAAGCACCCGCCGAGGAGCCCGCCAAGCCCGCCGAGAAGCCTGCCGCGGCCGCTGCGCCGGTGAAGGGCCTAGGTGTGGCGGGTGGCGCCAAGCGCCCCGGTGCCAAGAAGGCACCGGCAGCCGCCGCAGCTCCGGCAACAGAGGAAGCCGCCGCACCGGCCGCCCCCACCAAGGGGCTCGGCATGGCAGCAGGCGCCAAGCGCCCCGGTGCCAAGAAGGCCGCGCCCGCCGAAGCCGGCAAAGCCACCGAGGCACCCGCAGAAGCCGCACCGGCGGAAACGGCTACTCCGGCCGCGCCCGTCAAGGGCCTCGGCATGGCCGCCGGCGCCAAGCGCCCCGGAGCCAAGAAGGCCGCGCCCGCAGCCGAGCCGGCCAAGGCCGAGCCGGCCAAGGCGGAGGCAGCGCCCGCTGAAACTCCTGCCGAACCGGCCAAGCCGGAGGTTCCGGTGAAGGGGCTGGGTATCGCGGCCGGCGCCAAGCGGCCGGGTGCGAAGAAGAGCGCACCTGCCGCACCTGCCACGCCCGCCGCACCTGCCGAACCACAGGCGGAGGCGGAGGCAAAGCCGGAACCTGCCGACACCAACGGTGACGCCGGTGCGCCGGCCGAACCGGCCGCGCCGGTCAAGGGGTTGGGCCTGGCCAAGGGTGCGCGCCCGCCGGGTAAGCGCTGA